In the Bacillus shivajii genome, one interval contains:
- a CDS encoding NAD(P)-dependent malic enzyme: MHRIKKGKLETRAKVPVRNANDLSLAYSPGVAEPCKEIFEDPQSVYDYTVKGNMVGVVSDGTAVLGLGNIGPEAAMPVMEGKAVLFKSFAGVDAFPICLNTNDVDQIVETVKLMEPTFGGINLEDIAAPKCFEIEERLKKEMNIPVFHDDQHGTAIVTAAGLLNALKITGKSMQEIKVVINGAGAAGIAIMKLLMSMGCKEFILCDSKGAIFEGRSYGMNDLKDELAKVSNKDKVEGTLEEVVKGTDVFIGVSVEGALTKEMVESMNPDPIIFAMANPVPEIMPEDAKDAGASVIGTGRSDFPNQVNNVLAFPGIFRGALDVYATHINEEMKVAAVKAIANLVGDDEVNGDYVIPGPFDPRIAPAVAKSVAKAAMDTGVARRKVDPDEVEQRTKQLTMIEED, from the coding sequence ATGCATAGAATTAAGAAAGGGAAATTGGAGACAAGAGCAAAAGTACCTGTACGTAATGCAAATGATTTGTCGTTAGCTTATTCACCAGGTGTAGCAGAGCCTTGTAAAGAGATATTTGAAGATCCACAATCAGTCTATGACTATACAGTAAAAGGAAACATGGTCGGTGTTGTTTCTGATGGAACAGCTGTATTAGGTCTTGGAAATATCGGACCTGAAGCTGCAATGCCTGTAATGGAAGGAAAAGCTGTTTTATTTAAGTCGTTTGCTGGAGTGGACGCTTTTCCGATTTGCCTAAATACAAACGATGTTGATCAAATTGTTGAAACTGTAAAATTAATGGAACCTACATTTGGCGGAATAAATCTAGAGGATATTGCAGCTCCAAAGTGCTTTGAAATTGAGGAACGTCTAAAAAAAGAAATGAACATTCCTGTATTTCATGATGATCAGCACGGAACAGCAATTGTTACAGCTGCAGGTTTACTTAATGCACTAAAGATTACAGGCAAGTCTATGCAAGAAATTAAAGTTGTAATCAATGGTGCAGGAGCGGCTGGCATTGCCATTATGAAGTTACTCATGAGTATGGGATGTAAGGAATTTATTCTTTGTGATTCAAAGGGAGCAATTTTTGAAGGACGTTCATATGGCATGAATGATTTGAAAGACGAACTTGCAAAAGTATCAAATAAAGATAAAGTTGAAGGTACACTCGAAGAAGTAGTGAAAGGAACAGATGTTTTCATCGGGGTTTCAGTAGAAGGGGCCCTTACGAAAGAAATGGTTGAAAGCATGAATCCAGACCCAATTATTTTTGCTATGGCTAATCCAGTACCAGAAATTATGCCAGAAGATGCGAAGGATGCAGGAGCTAGTGTCATTGGAACTGGACGTTCTGACTTCCCTAACCAAGTAAATAATGTTCTTGCTTTCCCAGGGATATTTAGAGGTGCTCTAGATGTATATGCGACTCACATTAATGAAGAAATGAAAGTTGCTGCTGTAAAAGCTATTGCAAATTTAGTCGGTGATGATGAAGTCAATGGAGATTATGTAATTCCAGGGCCATTTGATCCAAGAATTGCTCCAGCTGTTGCGAAAAGTGTAGCTAAAGCTGCAATGGATACTGGGGTTGCAAGAAGAAAAGTCGACCCAGATGAGGTTGAACAGCGTACCAAACAATTGACGATGATCGAAGAAGATTAA